The Streptomyces sp. NBC_00224 genome contains the following window.
GCCAACGCCTGGCTGGCATCCGGACTGAAGCCGGATTGACCAAGCGGGCGTTGGCCAATCGGCTGGGCTGGCACGAATCGAAGTGCTCGCGCTTCGAGAGCGGCACGCGGGCCCCATCCGAGGCCGATATTCGCGCCTGGGCGGCGGCCTGCTCCGCTGCCAGCGAGGCTGAGGATCTGGTCTCCACCGCTCGGGGAATCGAGGGCATGTACGTCGACTGGCGCGGGATGGAGCGCTCCGGTCTCAAGCACGCCCAGGAGTCGGTGCTGCCCCTGTGGGAGCGCACGGAACGCTTCCGTATCTACTCGCCCTCGATGATTCCCGGCCCGGTCCAGACCGCCTCGTACATCAGGGCCTTGCTGACCTCCATCCGCGACCGCCGCGGCCTCGTCGATGATGTGCCGGCGGCCGTGCGAGTCCGCGTGGACAAACAGCAGATCGTCTACGGCCGCCACACGTTCTCCATCCTCTTGGAGGAGAGCGTGCTGCGGACGCGGATCGGTGGCCCGGAGGTGATGGCCGGGCAGCTCGGCTATCTGCTCAGCGCCGCCGCCCTGCCCTCGGTGAGCATTGGCATCATTCCCCAAGACGCCGACCGCTCGGGTGTGTGGCCGGTCGAAGGCTTCTTCCTCTACGACGACCACACCGTCAACGTAGAGCTCGCTTCGGCTCACCTCACGATCACGCAGAAGCACGAACTTGCCCTCTACGCGAGC
Protein-coding sequences here:
- a CDS encoding helix-turn-helix domain-containing protein; translation: MTSPSSSVQEARKALGQRLAGIRTEAGLTKRALANRLGWHESKCSRFESGTRAPSEADIRAWAAACSAASEAEDLVSTARGIEGMYVDWRGMERSGLKHAQESVLPLWERTERFRIYSPSMIPGPVQTASYIRALLTSIRDRRGLVDDVPAAVRVRVDKQQIVYGRHTFSILLEESVLRTRIGGPEVMAGQLGYLLSAAALPSVSIGIIPQDADRSGVWPVEGFFLYDDHTVNVELASAHLTITQKHELALYASAFSELYALAVHGTAARELITAAIHSLG